CCACATTTAGCCATGGAAGCATTGTTAACCTTTCATTATGCAACAAAGCCTCCATTCATTGAAACCTGCAAAGTTCAACAACAGCTTGCTACCCTTAATATACCAGCAAAGACATTCTTATTGAATCCTATCCAGTTTTTGGGTCCATGTGTGCCCACAAGTATTAATGTTCAGGTGATTAATTTGTTGAAACTATGGAGGACTAAGCAatgttttattcaaattaatatagcATTCGACAGAATTCAAAACCTCAATTGGGAGGTAATTGATGGAGATTGgccttttcatttttcattgatttctcCACAGGTAGCAGCAAAAATTATAGCAAGCACCAATAAATCCCTATTTTCCAACAATCATTGGCTTCTCTTCTCATATGTGAAAGGGCTTACTTTGACCGGGAGTGGAACTATAGATGGCCAAGGGGCAGGTTCATGGCAAGAGAGAAGGGGAGTAGCTGTAAGCAGAagacattttcattattttccaatatttttttgctCAGAAAATGtcatattaaaatcaaagttCTATACATGGCTTAACAATGTGacaaataataagatttggtaTGTCTTGGGACAGGCGTTGAAGTTTTATACTTGCCCAAACCTAGTACTTCAAGGATTGACACATATCAATCCCCAAAAAGCCCATATCATTTTGACAAAATGTGATGGAGCAAACATCAATAACATCACTATAAGTGCCCCTGAAGCTGCCCCTAACACAGATGGTATTGACATTGCTAGCTCAAACCATGTTCAAGTTCGGAACTCCAAAATTGGAACAGGTACTTTTTTTAGATCTGTTTTAGCCCTCCAACTACATACCTTTTCTGGTATGCTATGAACTTAATCGCTTTCATTTATATCTTTCATCTTCCCCTTCCAACTCCAccttaaggttttttttttgtctttttttgttctctttcatTTTATCCATATTTGCTTGTTTGACATCATCATTAGTATTACAACAATCACCATCATTATAATTTGTATAATGTAGGTGATGACTGCATTGCTATTAGTGCAAGATGTTCCTTTATCAATATAACCGGCGTCACATGTGGACCTGGCCATGGTATTAGGTAAGTGGAATACATGtattcaaattttagaataatgaAGTGAAAAATAAGAACTAAAATTCACATTTTGCAGCATTGGATCACTGGGAGATCCTGGATCAGGTGACTTCGACACAGTGTCAGAAGTACATGTACGGAGTTGTAATTTTACAGGACGAAACACTACTGGAGTTAGGATCAAGACATGGCAGGTGGTTATTACAACATAGTTCTTAGCTGGCAACTTAGAATTGAAagcacaaattttttattttttataattttgtgtcCCATAGGGAGGGGAGGgagaagtaaagaaaataacatatgAAGACATTATGTTTGACAATGTCCACTACCCAATTGTCATTGATCAATTTTACTGTCCTAACAATGCCTGCAAAAACCATGTAAGGCGTGGATCCcttcccaatttttttatattttattccatcGAGTTTGAGACATGTTTTGCTGATGACCTCTTTTTCTCATTGTCTTGAAATATTGAAGAGCGGTACCAGTGCACTGGCAATAAGCGATGTATTGTACACCAGAATAACTGGGACCTCAAGTGGAGATGAGGTGATATCTTTGAATTGTGGTACCAGAAATTCATGCAACAATATTGTGCTTGATGATATCCACTTAAAGAGCTCAGATCCAACGAAGACGGCTTATGCTCATTGTCTTAATGTTAATGGAAAAGCATCAAATGTAGAACCTTCTGCTGACCAATGCATGCATTCCTGAGCAACCATTGATTTAGAACTCCATAGACGTAAAGAGTTGTTTTATTTTAGAACCCAGTTTGCGCATGATATTTGTTGGATGTCTCATGTAGTGAATCTTATGTTGTAACTCAATTAATAAGGGTTTTGAGGGCTGGATTCACCGAACTATCTTATGTTgtaaattaaaactttattatcTTTCACCACtataacctagagtcaattAAGTATTCAGTGCTgaagttttaaatattatagaagaaatcaaccagtgaaaaaaaaaaaaaaagtatatatgaaaaatacataAGAGTCTGGTAAGGAGTAATTCCAAGAAGTTACTCTTGGACTACCCTTGATAGTTGTTTATTCAATGAACTATCTAATAGcgtttatgtatatatatatatatatgcatccATGTATACATGTATGTGTTCTTTTGCCTTTAAAACTTATTGTtctatgacaatttttttttctttttttattgatgttggattttgtttgtaaatatttttcaaatagtttatcatcaagaaaaggaagatatttgttgtttttaatagtattaatctatatgtatatatactaAACATAATAAATGCCACACCCTAAATTCTAAAGCTATATAtagtttaattataatataaaaggGGTTAACTCATAATTCTAGAAATTGAaatgcaaattaaaaaaataatatttattataatagttGAAATATAAGCTAactatttattttcaaacctagaaattttaatttagatgtacaaataacaacaagatttttataatatatatatatatatatatatatttccaaataataacattataacattttattttacaatttccaagttaaaattttatttattttaagagtGCAAATACTATGGTCcaataaaagttttcaaatatgtCACATATATTGTCTTAGTTGTATAGAAATTTTACTTAGTATAGAAaacaaaccatttttaaaagtttcaaaatttaagaaaaaaacgtAGTGGATTTcattctcttttcattttggtgatgctcaaaataatttttttggatttttatctttgataatttttcttatgcaaacctttctttaaaaaaattggtcaaagttatcaatttataattaaaattagaaaaataaattttgtatgcacttagaaataagttttgaaagtatttttactGAATTCAAATGGGGGATATTCAATTATGTGCATTGTTAACTTAATGTAGGGACAAAACTGTGCAAAAACACTTAATGCACTACACCTATAACACCCCAAATTCTAAAactaaggaatttgaaatgttaacccctaattttagaatttgaaatgtgagtttaaaggataataatataatattaagctaactatttattttcaaacccaataattttaattctaatatataGCTAACAACTAGATTTTTATGGTCTGCTCAATTCAAGGCCCTGTTACCGACTTCCAAATAATGACAATAACATAacccttttattttacaattttgaaatttaaaattctatttcttttagaAGTGTCTAACATGATTCAAGAGAGGTTTCAAATAAGTCCTATACATTGTCTTAGCTATAGAAACAAATCAtgtttaaaagtttcaaatttcaagataaaaagATGTGGATTTTGGTGTTTTTAAGTTGATGacactcaaaataatttttctagatttttatcttttaaaaatttacctgtgtaaacttttttttcaaagaaattcaGTAAAAGTTGTCAATTGATAATTAAGAttggaaaatcaaaatttgatttgcTTTGAATTAGGTTTCgaaagtatttttattgaatttaaatgagggatattttgttatttacattattgataaaataaaatatgtttataatgtAGCTATTGAGTAAATAAGTGATAGTATTATAGAGTAAGTAAATAAACACCACACAACGCACCTCTTTCCTATGCACTATCAATTCAAATTGCGTACCTTAACTCAAATTGTGGACATGTCCTTTTTAAATCATCAACATACCCCTCCTTGTacatcctcttttctttttgttttagatTTCTACACCAACACCGTGGCCCACCTACACAAACTCTATTTTTAgcttagtatttttaatatttatttaaattttgcaaTAACTTTTTCCTCTATTAAAGGAATTTCTACACCTTAAAATCTTTTTGGTAAACACACCATAAAGCAACCCAAAATCCAACTAGaactaaattcaaaataaaacctttcatttcaaaattttctttttatttacttcattaAAACTTTGTACAAGCTATCTAGCAAAAGCAAAAGTAACTTGTACATACAATTATATCAATTTAGTTTTCTACTAATATTAGAAGGCtttgaaataacaaaacatTATTCTTCACTGCAAAACATAAATGTACATTTCCTTCTTAAATCTCTTCAACTtagtatgaaaataattttaaagagaaGAGTGAGATATAACTCAATAGAGTTATAAAACAAGTTCTTAAAACATCTTGTACACCATAAGGCAACAATTTATTGTAACATCAATTTAACTCAACAATAggaaatataattatatgaaccaataattttcaaatcatataCTTACCTTGactaattaatttgaataacctataaaaattataaacttaaaaGTATAAGGGGCTCTCACTGAGATACATGCGTCCATTCCCCCCACTTATCCATGCGGAGATCTTCTTGAGAATTTTTTGGGTCTTCCACCCTGGGTACTTTACCCTTCTTCCTTAGGGGCTCTTACCCATAGACCGTTCCCCTATTgctttttatctttcatttcaagCCACCTTCACcagtgttttgtttttattttgtcttttcatAAGTTACATCAATGCTCCAAGCACTCATCTATATAGCTTAGCTATCAACAAGTTGGTTCCAACAAGAACAAATTGTATCTCAATAAAATAGAGTATACTTCAAACATGAGCAATAGATTTCATATAATAATTCTTGTATTCAAATATCATGCACctgtagaccctctattttgtcctactagcacATGTTCTATTACATGTCCATTTGATACTTTACGATAATTCTCTAATGACCCATtgggcaccaccttaggcccactttggcaccctaggcccatttagatgcacttggcccattaggtatACTCCTAGATCACTTGACACATTTTAATCACCTTACATCACTTgggcatttttttaaaaaaaaaaaaaaaaaacccttcaagGTTACTGGGCACGTTTTTTTATCACTTGGACATCTCTTTGGTTTAGTTTTCACTTAATTCACCTTGACACTTTCCACTTAGGTCACATAGGTCActtagatattttttgtgaGCTTAATTCCATAAGATTAGTTTCTTGATTTATGGATTTTTGAGACTAGGtgagtatttatatttttattgttttatttagatTGCTTGAGATGAATTTTCGATGTTTATTTGTATCAgcttggtattttatttttattttttatttgtgttttagtttaatatttagacTATTGTTACGTGCATGcgacatttatttatttattcatccacgtatttattttcagaaaattgcaGATGGTCAGGGATCttgtattattatcattattattactattattattagttattattattattagtagtattattatcattattagtgttattattaattattagtatcatcattattagtattattaatatcattagtAGTATGCACTCACtgtatgtttgttttattattattacattcttcttattttagttttcatttttttatatagattcGTTTacctttacttttatttttattcttttagtttatttatatatataaaaaaaaagataaagaggaaaaaaaggagAACAGGTGGACTAGGAGGAGAGGCTTTGATGTGGAATaggaattttttgaaaatgaagaggCTTTGATCAGGAAAAGATGAGGGGGAgattacaaaaaatgaaaaatgggagTCAATTGAGAACCTTAGTAgggaagaaaaagggaaatcaaaagaaggaaaaaagaaactgAGATGGGAGGTTTTCGAGGAGTCTGCATGGGAAAGAGGCAGGGGCCATTTTCTGGAGGGAATGAAGAGTTTCTCAAGAGAGGATAAAAAGAGAGAAcgggaaaagaagaaaaaaaaggaaaaagaaggaagTGGGAGAGGTTTTGAGGAAAACAGAGAGAAcgggaaaagaagaaaaaaagaaagaaaagaggagtTTGAGAGAAGTCTGAAAGGAGTAAGAGGAAAGgttttgagagagaaagaaagaaaagtaaaagaaagagCTGACAGGAGGAATCCGAGAAAAAAGGGAGGTTGCTGGAAACTGATATTTCATATAGCCAGAGATGACTTCCGAGGTATGGATTTTATTATTCCTGCTGTTTAATTTGCATGCCATGTCACTCTCCTTTCTCTTTCATGATTCCTGGATATTTTAAATTGCTTGAGACTAGACAGTGAAGAATGCTTGTTGTCTGTGGGAATCTAGTTCTGATATTTCTATTTACCATTGTTGcatgtttgtttttactttcaCCGTCTTGCTCAGAAATATAATATGAATATGCAGTCTTAGTTTGGTTGTTGGATATTTTCTGGTTTGTGTCTCTATTTGACCTTGGACTCACCTGCTTCCATCCCACCAATCTGAGCTCATTGGCTATGACATGAAATGCAATTATGGGTAGTTCATTCCATCCCTTTCGTTATGTGCTTCATTTTCTGGGTGTTTGACCTTTGTTTCCGGATGTCTGGCCATGGAGAGTTGGACCCTGTGAATATGGGATGTTGAGAAGTCTTGGATGATCATGAGATGATATCCATGTAGTGTTTGAACAGGATGTCTAAACGTTAAGAGCTAGGcactgttttcttctttgttggGGCTAGGCATGTTCATGTTCTTCAAACCAGCCATGCGGTGTCTGAACGGGGTGGCTGTACCGTTGGTGGCAGCGGCTGAAAGCTGGAGATGAAGCCCTCTCCAGGTGCTCGCTTCAGCTGTGCATGGAGGGGGGTGCAACTTATTTTTCTGGTGGCCGGCCTTGGTTGCAGCCCTGCTAGCGGTTGTAGTGACTTCCTTTGCCCTCGCCGGAATACATAGGATTGTTCGGGTAGTCTTTAGATGTGAGTCTTGCTGGCGGTAGCAAATTGACTGCTTTCCAGCGTCGCATGCAAGAGCTCGTCTTTATGCAGTCCATTCACTTTGCTCCTCTGTCAAAgtcaaaaggaaacaaaaagaaagaaaggaaaaaactattaaaccatgtattttatttactattcTGGCCCAAATAGTGTTTTAAAatccttgtttctttttctatttaatctttttttttttttttttttttagtcctCAGATAGCTTTTAAACTTTCTGGaactcaatttttaaaatacaaacttTGAATAGTCTTGGAAAGtttagttttttccttttttttttttttaaatatgattttcaaactttgaATACTCCTCaaaacttagtttttttttttttaaataaaaaaataaaaacaccatTCTTAAATTCTCAAACTTGCATAATTCCACatctagtttttttaaatactaacttcaaaattaattttcccgAAATTCCATTTCTCTTAAAATTCCGGattcaattttcttaaattctctcttttaattaattttagttttggttaaattttgaataatagtagaaaattggaatttttttttttaaaaaataaatttagttttgatcaattttaataataatggaaaattagattttttttttaaataatgctataaaataggatttttctttctttcttaattttggCTAATTTCGAATAATAGTGAAAGcttgagcatttttttttaatataaaaaattcaaagtaagATTAATGGCCGGCCATGAGATGTTTCATGTTAGTGGTTTGTttcattgaattaaaaattcaagTGAATATGGTGGATCATGTGTTATTGGTTTACattgttataaatttaaaatgaaagaaatgaaattaaaactaatatcCATGTAGCTTTATaatattcatgaaaattttgtttgtttatttattattattattatttttcttcattttcataaaatcatttgttgttaattttttaaatatctatgttaatttatattgctccttaaatttttattattatttttggtcaaTCCACATTAATTTGCATtgtcattaaaattattaattgttattttggTTGATCCATGTTAATTCTTTGtagtcctttgaattttttagtttttaatttgatgGCCTATGATAATTTGTATATACTTGGGAGTTTttaattgttgattttaataactcatgttagtatatattgcttcttgaatttttaGTCTTTGGTTTGGGCTGATCCATGTTGGCATATATTGCTCTTTGAATGATTAATTGATATTTCGGTTGATCCATTGTTGTTCAAtagttttctttaaatattaaggttttagtatttatttaccTCTTATTAGTTTGGGATTTAAATATCCTTAGATGTTAGttgttattattttccaattattcaTTCTTATTGAACCTAAATtagttcatgtttttttattatctctagcattagtttggttgttcctcattaatttaggtttttaatATCCC
This region of Vitis riparia cultivar Riparia Gloire de Montpellier isolate 1030 unplaced genomic scaffold, EGFV_Vit.rip_1.0 scaffold573_pilon_pilon, whole genome shotgun sequence genomic DNA includes:
- the LOC117910066 gene encoding probable polygalacturonase At3g15720 codes for the protein MEALLTFHYATKPPFIETCKVQQQLATLNIPAKTFLLNPIQFLGPCVPTSINVQVAAKIIASTNKSLFSNNHWLLFSYVKGLTLTGSGTIDGQGAGSWQERRGVAALKFYTCPNLVLQGLTHINPQKAHIILTKCDGANINNITISAPEAAPNTDGIDIASSNHVQVRNSKIGTGDDCIAISARCSFINITGVTCGPGHGISIGSLGDPGSGDFDTVSEVHVRSCNFTGRNTTGVRIKTWQSGTSALAISDVLYTRITGTSSGDEVISLNCGTRNSCNNIVLDDIHLKSSDPTKTAYAHCLNVNGKASNVEPSADQCMHS